A region of Sphingomonas crusticola DNA encodes the following proteins:
- a CDS encoding phosphatidylserine decarboxylase, which produces MSSLETRPDTTPSAQWRWPSVHPEGRKFAVIAGVITAGLFLLHVPLLAWLMVGVTIWVAAFFRDPIRSVPQGLGLIVAPADGLVTMIQEVEPPFELGGEGGLPPGPCMRVSIFMSVFDVHINRAPISGTIARVVYIAGKFLNASLDKASEENERQHFLMSSSDGTLIGFTQIAGLVARRIVPFVKSGDMVAAGQRVGLIRFGSRVDVYLPAGTAPKVTLGQRSIAGETILARIGDTERVTGVAQ; this is translated from the coding sequence ATGAGCTCCCTTGAAACCCGGCCCGATACGACGCCAAGCGCCCAGTGGCGTTGGCCCTCCGTCCATCCCGAAGGCCGCAAGTTCGCGGTGATAGCGGGCGTGATCACGGCGGGCCTGTTCCTGCTGCACGTGCCGCTGCTTGCCTGGCTGATGGTCGGCGTGACAATTTGGGTTGCCGCCTTCTTCCGCGATCCCATTCGCAGCGTGCCGCAGGGGCTGGGCCTGATCGTCGCGCCGGCCGATGGACTCGTGACCATGATCCAGGAGGTCGAACCCCCGTTTGAATTGGGTGGGGAAGGCGGTCTGCCGCCCGGTCCGTGCATGCGCGTATCGATCTTCATGAGTGTGTTCGACGTGCACATCAATCGTGCGCCGATATCCGGCACGATCGCGCGGGTCGTCTACATCGCCGGCAAATTCCTCAACGCCAGCCTCGACAAGGCCAGTGAGGAGAATGAGCGCCAGCATTTCTTGATGAGCAGTTCAGACGGCACGCTGATCGGCTTCACCCAGATTGCCGGGCTGGTCGCGCGACGCATCGTGCCCTTCGTCAAATCCGGCGACATGGTCGCGGCCGGCCAGCGCGTCGGGCTGATTCGGTTCGGCAGCCGCGTCGATGTCTATCTGCCGGCCGGAACCGCGCCGAAGGTAACGCTCGGCCAGCGATCGATCGCTGGCGAGACCATCCTTGCCCGCATCGGCGACACCGAGCGCGTCACCGGCGTCGCCCAGTGA
- a CDS encoding NADP-dependent isocitrate dehydrogenase — MAKIKVKTPVVEIDGDEMTRIIWEWIRERLIKPYLDIDLEYYDLSIEHRDATNDQVTVDSAHAIQKYGVGVKCATITPDEQRVEEFGLKKMWKSPNGTIRNILGGVVFREPIVIQNVPRLIPGWTKPIVVGRHAFGDQYKATDFLVPGKGKLTMKWQGEDGQVIEEEVFNFPGAGVAMGMYNLDESIRDFARASLNYGLGRKWPVYLSTKNTILKAYDGRFKDIFADVFESEFKDSFKDAGIVYEHRLIDDMVASALKWHGEFVWACKNYDGDVQSDQVAQGFGSLGLMTSVLMTPDGKTIEAEAAHGTVTRHYRQHQQGKATSTNPIASIFAWTGGLKFRGKFDDTPDVTRFAEELEKVCIETVEGGAMTKDLALLVGPDQAWMTTEQFFEAVRANLEQKMASWA; from the coding sequence ATGGCGAAGATCAAGGTGAAGACGCCCGTCGTCGAAATCGACGGCGACGAGATGACGCGGATCATCTGGGAATGGATTCGCGAACGCCTGATCAAGCCGTATCTCGACATCGACCTGGAATATTACGACCTGAGCATCGAGCATCGCGATGCGACCAACGACCAGGTTACCGTCGACAGCGCGCATGCCATTCAAAAATATGGCGTCGGCGTGAAGTGCGCGACGATCACTCCCGACGAGCAGCGCGTCGAGGAATTCGGGCTCAAGAAGATGTGGAAGTCGCCCAACGGCACGATCCGCAACATCCTTGGCGGCGTCGTTTTCCGCGAGCCGATCGTGATCCAGAACGTTCCGCGCCTGATCCCGGGCTGGACCAAGCCGATCGTGGTCGGCCGTCACGCTTTCGGCGATCAATATAAGGCAACCGACTTCCTCGTCCCCGGCAAGGGCAAGCTCACCATGAAGTGGCAGGGTGAGGATGGCCAGGTGATCGAGGAAGAGGTGTTCAACTTCCCCGGCGCCGGCGTGGCGATGGGTATGTACAATCTCGACGAGTCGATTCGCGACTTCGCGCGCGCCAGCCTGAATTATGGCCTGGGCCGTAAGTGGCCGGTCTATCTCTCGACCAAGAACACGATCCTCAAGGCCTATGACGGTCGGTTCAAGGATATCTTTGCTGACGTTTTCGAGAGCGAATTCAAGGATTCGTTCAAGGATGCTGGCATCGTATACGAACACCGCCTGATCGACGACATGGTCGCCAGCGCGCTCAAGTGGCATGGTGAGTTCGTCTGGGCCTGCAAGAATTACGACGGCGACGTGCAGTCCGATCAGGTCGCGCAGGGCTTCGGCTCGCTCGGCCTGATGACGTCGGTGCTGATGACGCCGGACGGCAAGACGATCGAGGCCGAGGCCGCGCACGGCACCGTCACGCGCCACTATCGCCAGCATCAGCAGGGCAAGGCGACCTCGACCAACCCGATCGCGTCGATCTTCGCGTGGACCGGCGGCCTGAAATTCCGCGGCAAGTTCGACGACACGCCCGACGTCACCCGCTTCGCGGAGGAGCTGGAGAAGGTCTGCATCGAGACTGTCGAAGGCGGCGCCATGACCAAGGATCTGGCCCTGCTGGTCGGTCCCGACCAGGCATGGATGACCACTGAGCAATTCTTCGAGGCGGTTCGCGCCAACCTGGAGCAGAAGATGGCGAGCTGGGCGTAA
- a CDS encoding FAD-dependent oxidoreductase, translated as MADNETDLCVVGGGPAGMMAGYLFARAGVRTTVLEKHGDFLRDFRGDTVHPSTLDLFDELGLLDALLERPHDKVYDVGAVIGGETLRIADFSHLPGRGRFIAMMPQWEFLDFLAGEARKLPAFTLRMNSEAVDLIHDGNRIVGVRTRTGEAVRAKLVLAADGRGSVLRGAAALPLHDLGAPIDVFWFRVPKQRTPDNRTQGYIGNGQMVVAIDRGDYFQCARVIPKGSADAVRGEGIERFRADVIATAPILRDRISALGSFDDIKLLTVSLDRLTRWHAPGLLAIGDAAHAMSPVGGVGINLAIQDAVAAANILAGPMARGEPLDTLTPGVQHRRMLAVRVIQGMQRLVHERVIGAAFRNRSPKASGLVRLINAVPLSQRIPARVLGLGIRREHIRSPKA; from the coding sequence ATGGCCGATAACGAAACCGATCTTTGTGTCGTCGGCGGCGGGCCTGCCGGAATGATGGCCGGCTATCTGTTCGCGCGGGCCGGCGTGCGCACCACCGTGCTGGAGAAGCACGGCGATTTCCTCCGTGATTTCCGCGGCGACACGGTCCATCCATCGACGCTCGACCTGTTCGACGAATTGGGCTTGCTCGACGCCCTGCTCGAGCGGCCCCACGACAAGGTCTATGATGTCGGGGCGGTTATCGGCGGCGAAACGCTCCGGATTGCCGATTTCTCGCATCTGCCGGGCCGCGGTCGGTTCATCGCGATGATGCCGCAATGGGAATTTCTGGACTTTCTGGCGGGCGAGGCAAGGAAGTTGCCCGCCTTCACGCTTCGCATGAATAGCGAAGCGGTCGATCTGATTCATGATGGTAACCGTATAGTCGGTGTCCGCACCCGCACCGGCGAGGCTGTTCGTGCGAAGCTGGTCCTCGCAGCGGACGGGCGTGGATCGGTCCTGCGTGGCGCCGCGGCATTGCCGCTTCACGATCTCGGCGCCCCGATCGATGTCTTCTGGTTTCGCGTTCCCAAGCAGCGCACGCCCGACAATCGCACCCAAGGCTATATCGGCAATGGGCAGATGGTGGTCGCGATCGACCGTGGTGACTATTTTCAATGCGCCCGCGTCATTCCCAAGGGCAGTGCCGATGCTGTGCGCGGGGAGGGGATAGAGCGCTTTCGGGCGGATGTGATCGCGACCGCGCCCATCCTGCGCGATCGGATCTCGGCGCTAGGATCATTCGACGATATCAAATTGCTCACCGTTTCGCTCGACCGCCTCACCCGGTGGCACGCGCCCGGCCTGCTTGCGATCGGCGATGCCGCCCATGCGATGTCGCCGGTCGGCGGCGTAGGTATCAACCTCGCCATCCAGGACGCCGTGGCAGCCGCGAACATCCTGGCGGGGCCGATGGCGCGGGGTGAGCCGCTCGACACGCTGACGCCCGGCGTCCAGCACCGGCGCATGCTGGCGGTGCGGGTCATCCAGGGCATGCAACGGCTGGTTCACGAAAGAGTGATCGGTGCCGCCTTTCGTAACCGGTCACCCAAAGCAAGCGGGCTGGTGCGGCTGATCAATGCCGTTCCCCTGAGCCAGCGCATTCCGGCGCGAGTGCTCGGGCTGGGCATCAGACGCGAGCATATCCGTTCACCAAAAGCGTAG
- a CDS encoding cation:proton antiporter, producing the protein MALPIDSSGFSDALVILGAAGLVIPAFARLKINPVIGFILVGIAVGPAGLGRFVPVAPWLFYATITDPHAIEPFAELGIVMLLFSIGLELSFRRLWTMRREVFGLGAAELIGCALLLSLGFIAFGEGMGTAFGLGIALALSSTALVLPIAGTSGPVGERAFAMLLFEDLALVPIIFALGALAPHGGSAWPEMVRTLLIGGGTIAAMLLLGRIALPRLFAQAARTKSPELFLAASLLVVILASVATAAAGLSPIVGALIAGILIAETDYHEEVEAMTAPFKGLALGIFLLSVGMSLDLSVVAARWAELLLALAGVIAVKAVVTGLLLRVGGARRGVSLETGLLMSAPAETTLIVLGTAAAGGLIGPATATFWEIVTALGLTITPLLAQVGSALSKRVERRSSDAPLPPADISKPRVLIIGFGRVGRLVAQMLDAHKRPYLAIDADADLVSSARERGYHASFGDIVRPGMIERLDVARASAIVLTMDDPVQVVRLTKVLRTQFPELTIVARARDPNHAAQLYRAGATDAVPETVESSLQLSEAVLVDLGLAMGPVIASIHDKRAQLRAKIMEMAELSREPPLRRRQLGDET; encoded by the coding sequence ATGGCGCTCCCGATCGATTCCTCCGGTTTCAGCGATGCGCTCGTCATCCTTGGCGCCGCCGGTCTCGTCATCCCCGCTTTCGCCCGCCTCAAGATCAACCCGGTTATCGGCTTCATTCTGGTCGGCATCGCGGTCGGGCCCGCCGGTCTCGGCCGGTTCGTACCGGTGGCGCCGTGGTTGTTCTATGCGACCATCACGGATCCGCATGCGATCGAGCCGTTCGCGGAGCTGGGCATCGTCATGCTGCTCTTCTCGATCGGGCTGGAATTGTCGTTCCGGCGCCTGTGGACGATGCGGCGGGAGGTGTTCGGCCTGGGGGCGGCCGAGCTGATCGGCTGCGCCCTGCTGCTGTCGCTGGGCTTCATCGCCTTCGGGGAAGGGATGGGCACTGCGTTCGGGCTGGGGATCGCCCTGGCTTTGTCCTCAACCGCGCTGGTGCTGCCAATCGCAGGCACCAGCGGCCCGGTGGGCGAACGCGCCTTCGCGATGCTGCTGTTCGAGGATCTGGCGCTGGTGCCGATCATCTTCGCGCTCGGCGCGCTGGCGCCGCACGGTGGCAGCGCCTGGCCCGAAATGGTGCGTACCCTGCTGATCGGCGGCGGGACGATCGCCGCCATGTTGCTGCTCGGCCGGATCGCCCTACCCCGCCTGTTCGCACAGGCGGCGCGTACAAAGAGCCCCGAGCTGTTCCTTGCCGCGAGCCTGCTCGTCGTCATCCTCGCCAGCGTCGCGACCGCTGCCGCCGGTCTTTCGCCGATCGTGGGAGCGCTGATCGCCGGAATCCTGATTGCCGAGACGGACTATCATGAGGAGGTCGAGGCAATGACCGCGCCCTTCAAGGGGCTCGCTCTGGGTATCTTCCTGCTCAGCGTCGGCATGTCGCTGGATTTGTCGGTCGTGGCCGCGCGCTGGGCGGAATTGCTGCTGGCGCTCGCCGGCGTGATCGCGGTCAAGGCCGTGGTCACCGGCCTCCTCCTGCGGGTCGGAGGCGCACGGCGGGGTGTCAGCCTGGAAACCGGGCTGCTGATGTCTGCGCCGGCCGAGACCACCTTGATCGTCCTTGGGACGGCAGCGGCGGGCGGCCTGATCGGGCCGGCAACGGCGACTTTCTGGGAAATCGTCACCGCGCTTGGCCTCACGATCACGCCCTTGCTGGCGCAGGTGGGAAGTGCCCTGTCCAAGCGCGTAGAACGGCGCAGCAGCGACGCGCCGTTGCCGCCGGCGGACATAAGCAAGCCGCGGGTCCTGATCATCGGCTTCGGCCGCGTCGGCCGGCTGGTCGCGCAAATGCTCGACGCGCATAAGCGCCCCTACCTGGCGATCGATGCGGACGCCGATCTTGTCAGTTCGGCCCGCGAGCGCGGCTACCACGCATCGTTCGGAGATATCGTCCGTCCGGGCATGATCGAACGGCTGGATGTCGCCAGGGCCAGCGCAATCGTACTCACGATGGACGATCCGGTGCAGGTCGTGCGCCTGACCAAGGTGTTACGCACGCAGTTTCCGGAACTCACGATTGTCGCCCGCGCGCGTGATCCCAATCATGCCGCGCAGCTCTACCGGGCCGGCGCGACCGATGCGGTGCCGGAGACGGTCGAATCGTCGCTGCAGCTGTCGGAGGCGGTGCTGGTCGATCTGGGATTGGCGATGGGGCCGGTCATCGCGTCGATCCACGACAAAAGGGCACAATTGCGCGCCAAGATCATGGAGATGGCGGAATTGTCCCGCGAGCCGCCGCTCAGACGGCGGCAGCTCGGGGACGAGACCTAG
- a CDS encoding carboxymuconolactone decarboxylase family protein, producing MSLREFAEALPDYAKDIRLNLNSLAGDQTLGDQRKYGLLLTTAHGSAYKPLVEAAEAECAPKLSPEAANAARAAAAIMAMNNVYYRFTHLASNKEYATLPAKLRMNVIGNPGIDKADFELFSLAVSAQNGCGMCIDSHEKVLKSHGVAADVIQAAARIGSVMTAAATVHATRV from the coding sequence ATGTCGCTTCGTGAATTTGCGGAAGCCTTGCCCGATTATGCCAAGGACATCCGCCTCAACCTGAATTCCCTCGCCGGCGATCAGACGCTCGGCGACCAGCGCAAATATGGCCTGCTGCTCACCACCGCCCACGGCTCGGCCTACAAGCCCCTCGTCGAAGCAGCCGAAGCCGAATGCGCGCCCAAGCTCTCGCCCGAAGCGGCCAATGCGGCCCGCGCAGCAGCCGCGATCATGGCGATGAACAACGTCTATTACCGCTTCACCCACCTTGCCTCGAACAAGGAATATGCAACGCTCCCGGCCAAGCTGCGCATGAACGTGATCGGCAATCCCGGCATCGACAAGGCGGACTTCGAACTGTTCAGCCTGGCCGTCTCGGCGCAGAATGGCTGCGGCATGTGCATCGACAGCCACGAAAAGGTTCTCAAGAGCCATGGCGTTGCCGCCGACGTCATTCAGGCGGCGGCGCGCATCGGTTCGGTGATGACCGCTGCGGCGACGGTGCACGCCACCCGCGTCTAG
- a CDS encoding peroxiredoxin codes for MLTVGDKFPALKLPVQEGVSALPNGETIDTGETGGKWKVVFFWPKDFTFICPTEIIGYGELKNDFADRDALLIGASTDTDFVHFAWRKSDERLANCDFPWIADNKKELANALGIVAPEEGVAYRATFIVDPHNVIQHVTVNGLNQGRNPAEAIRVLDALQTDELCPCNWQQGEEVLKPAA; via the coding sequence ATGCTGACTGTCGGCGACAAATTTCCTGCGCTCAAACTGCCCGTTCAGGAGGGCGTCTCCGCTTTGCCCAACGGCGAGACGATCGATACCGGCGAGACCGGCGGCAAGTGGAAGGTCGTCTTTTTCTGGCCGAAGGATTTCACCTTCATCTGCCCGACCGAGATCATCGGTTATGGCGAGCTCAAGAATGATTTCGCTGATCGCGACGCACTGCTGATCGGTGCCTCGACCGACACCGATTTCGTGCATTTCGCCTGGCGCAAGTCGGACGAGCGTCTGGCCAATTGCGACTTCCCGTGGATTGCGGACAACAAGAAGGAATTGGCCAACGCACTCGGGATCGTCGCTCCGGAAGAGGGCGTCGCCTATCGTGCGACCTTCATCGTCGATCCGCACAATGTGATCCAGCACGTGACCGTCAATGGTCTCAACCAGGGTCGCAACCCGGCCGAGGCGATCCGCGTGCTCGATGCGCTTCAGACGGATGAGCTCTGCCCGTGCAATTGGCAGCAGGGTGAAGAGGTTCTGAAGCCCGCCGCTTAA
- a CDS encoding hydrogen peroxide-inducible genes activator: MAVYLPTLKQLQYLVALRDTGHFGRAAEICFVTQSTLSAGLRELESLLGVMLVERTRRVVRFTPLGLRIADKGARVLREAEELAALARSASKPLAGELRMGVIPTIAPFLLPRIMGKLRDQWPELKLYLREEPSAAACESLHRGHVDCVLLALPYSCGDIDHADLFEDRLFVAFPAAEAKDLPDILRADAIDETRLLLLEDGHCLKDHALAACNRPELRAGAAMMGTSLHTLVQMVDNGLGVTMLPEMALDAGILDHTHVIARPLDADHPSRRIALVWRKGSPREKEFRMFAQALQEAHQAA; encoded by the coding sequence ATGGCGGTCTACCTCCCGACGTTGAAGCAGCTGCAATATCTCGTGGCGCTGCGCGACACGGGGCATTTCGGGCGCGCGGCCGAGATTTGCTTCGTCACCCAGTCGACGCTGTCGGCGGGTTTGCGCGAGCTCGAATCCTTGCTCGGTGTGATGCTGGTCGAGCGGACACGGCGCGTCGTGCGCTTCACGCCGCTGGGTCTGCGCATCGCCGACAAGGGCGCGCGGGTGCTGCGCGAGGCGGAGGAACTGGCCGCACTGGCGCGCTCGGCAAGCAAGCCGCTGGCCGGTGAATTGCGCATGGGCGTGATCCCGACGATCGCTCCGTTCCTGCTGCCGCGCATCATGGGGAAGCTGCGCGACCAGTGGCCCGAGCTGAAGCTCTATTTGCGCGAGGAGCCATCCGCCGCAGCCTGCGAATCGCTGCATCGTGGCCATGTGGACTGCGTATTGCTCGCTCTGCCTTATTCGTGCGGCGATATCGATCATGCCGATCTGTTCGAAGATCGCCTGTTCGTCGCCTTCCCGGCTGCCGAAGCGAAGGACCTCCCCGATATATTGCGTGCCGACGCGATCGACGAGACCCGCCTGTTGTTGCTGGAGGACGGTCACTGCCTCAAGGATCATGCGCTCGCCGCCTGCAATCGTCCGGAGTTGCGCGCCGGGGCGGCGATGATGGGTACGTCGCTCCACACATTGGTGCAGATGGTCGATAACGGTCTGGGTGTGACGATGCTGCCTGAGATGGCGCTCGACGCCGGCATTCTCGATCACACCCACGTAATCGCGCGGCCGCTCGATGCCGATCATCCCTCGCGCCGCATCGCGTTGGTCTGGCGCAAGGGATCGCCGCGCGAAAAAGAGTTCCGCATGTTCGCACAGGCGCTGCAGGAGGCGCATCAGGCGGCGTGA
- a CDS encoding bifunctional 2-C-methyl-D-erythritol 4-phosphate cytidylyltransferase/2-C-methyl-D-erythritol 2,4-cyclodiphosphate synthase, which produces MQGRTTALIVAAGTGTRAGPELPKQYLPIAGKAVLAHAIDRLSAHPAISEIRVVIGAGQESLYRSAVGDRIVGAPIIGGATRRESVANGLAAATGEHILIHDAARPFLPGAVIDRLLGALEHSPGAVPVLPVADTLAHIGATLGATVSRERLARVQTPQAFHTHAIRAAHAAWDAAMEATDDAQIARAAGLAVATVEGSAALDKLTYPADFEAAERRLATDMVSRTALGFDVHGFVAGDGLWLGGIRIPHDRALAGHSDADVALHALTDALLGTIGDGDIGTHFPPSDPQWRGASSDRFLIHARNLVAQQGGRIDHVDLTIICEEPKVGPHRAAIRTRVAELLGLQEAKISIKATTTERLGFTGRREGIAAQAAATVRLPEIEA; this is translated from the coding sequence ATGCAGGGCCGCACCACAGCGTTGATCGTCGCGGCCGGGACCGGCACGCGAGCCGGTCCGGAGTTGCCGAAGCAATATCTGCCGATCGCCGGCAAGGCCGTGCTCGCCCATGCGATCGACCGCCTCTCCGCTCATCCTGCCATCAGCGAGATCAGGGTGGTGATCGGCGCAGGACAAGAGAGCCTCTACCGTAGCGCGGTGGGCGACCGGATCGTCGGCGCGCCGATCATCGGTGGCGCGACCCGGCGCGAATCGGTCGCGAACGGCCTCGCTGCCGCTACGGGCGAACATATCCTGATCCACGACGCCGCGCGCCCCTTCCTTCCCGGGGCGGTGATCGACCGGTTGCTCGGGGCATTGGAGCATAGCCCCGGCGCGGTGCCGGTTCTGCCGGTCGCGGATACGCTTGCCCACATTGGTGCAACCTTGGGCGCGACGGTGTCGCGCGAAAGGCTGGCGCGTGTGCAGACGCCGCAGGCCTTCCATACCCATGCGATCCGCGCCGCGCATGCTGCCTGGGACGCGGCGATGGAGGCGACGGACGACGCACAGATTGCGCGCGCCGCCGGATTGGCGGTGGCGACGGTCGAGGGGTCGGCGGCGCTGGACAAGCTTACTTACCCTGCCGATTTCGAGGCCGCGGAACGCCGGCTGGCGACAGATATGGTGTCGCGCACCGCGCTCGGCTTCGATGTCCACGGCTTCGTCGCTGGCGACGGACTATGGCTCGGCGGGATCCGCATTCCCCATGACCGCGCACTCGCCGGCCATTCCGATGCCGATGTCGCGCTGCACGCGCTGACCGACGCCTTGTTGGGCACCATCGGCGACGGCGATATCGGCACGCATTTCCCACCGAGCGATCCGCAATGGCGTGGCGCGTCTTCGGATCGCTTCCTGATCCACGCCCGCAATCTCGTCGCGCAGCAAGGCGGACGGATCGATCATGTCGACTTAACCATTATCTGCGAGGAGCCGAAGGTCGGCCCGCACCGCGCCGCGATTCGGACGCGGGTGGCCGAGTTGCTTGGGCTGCAGGAGGCGAAGATCAGTATCAAGGCCACCACCACCGAACGCCTGGGTTTCACCGGCCGCCGCGAAGGCATCGCCGCCCAGGCCGCCGCCACCGTGCGCCTGCCGGAGATTGAAGCATGA
- a CDS encoding CinA family protein, which translates to MNENLLPPELVALARRVIDENRAAGRRLSVAESCTGGLVSAALTEIPGSSDVFDAGFVTYSDAAKTRLLGVASDVIETFGAVSLATAWAMAHGAVAKSGSDIAVAITGIAGPSGGTDRKPVGTVVFALSRAGDDPEDAVTDQKDFGDQGRGGIRLQAALCALELLLPTGSPEP; encoded by the coding sequence GTGAACGAAAACCTCCTCCCGCCCGAGCTGGTCGCGCTCGCGCGGCGCGTCATCGACGAAAATCGGGCGGCCGGACGCCGCCTGTCCGTGGCCGAAAGCTGCACCGGCGGCCTCGTCAGCGCCGCGCTGACCGAAATCCCCGGCTCGTCCGACGTATTCGATGCCGGTTTCGTGACCTATTCCGACGCGGCCAAGACGCGTCTGCTGGGCGTGGCGAGCGACGTGATCGAGACGTTCGGCGCCGTCAGCCTCGCCACCGCCTGGGCCATGGCCCACGGCGCCGTCGCCAAATCGGGCAGCGACATTGCGGTCGCCATCACGGGCATCGCCGGCCCGAGCGGCGGAACCGACCGCAAGCCGGTCGGCACGGTGGTGTTCGCGCTATCGAGAGCCGGCGACGATCCGGAGGATGCCGTCACCGATCAGAAGGATTTCGGCGACCAGGGCCGCGGCGGGATCCGCCTTCAGGCGGCGCTGTGCGCGCTGGAATTGCTGCTACCGACCGGATCGCCCGAGCCGTAA
- a CDS encoding type II toxin-antitoxin system RatA family toxin, with the protein MPRHKETRRLPYTPEQMFDLVADVGRYGEFLPWVAAVRVRSDSPEEMVADLIVGFRALKERFTSRVSKQRPRKIHVDYLDGPLKYLTNHWTFEPDGEGGTLVGFCVDFEFRSRIFEALAGQMFGVAFRKMVGAFEARAAKLYGSGDPVGSSNSSAHSAA; encoded by the coding sequence GTGCCCCGGCATAAAGAGACGCGCCGGCTTCCCTACACGCCGGAGCAGATGTTCGACCTCGTGGCCGATGTCGGCCGTTATGGCGAATTCCTGCCATGGGTGGCCGCGGTGCGGGTACGTTCCGATAGTCCGGAGGAAATGGTCGCCGACCTGATCGTCGGTTTTCGGGCGCTCAAGGAGCGTTTCACATCGCGCGTCTCGAAACAGCGGCCGCGCAAGATCCACGTCGATTATCTCGACGGCCCGCTCAAATATCTGACCAATCATTGGACGTTCGAGCCGGACGGAGAGGGCGGTACGTTGGTCGGCTTCTGCGTCGACTTCGAGTTCCGCAGCCGCATCTTCGAAGCGCTGGCGGGGCAGATGTTCGGCGTGGCGTTCCGCAAGATGGTAGGCGCGTTCGAGGCGCGCGCCGCGAAGCTTTACGGCTCGGGCGATCCGGTCGGTAGCAGCAATTCCAGCGCGCACAGCGCCGCCTGA
- the lipA gene encoding lipoyl synthase yields the protein MNEPLPIRPLRERKPDWIRVRAPTSHGFNETRQLMRRLNLATVCEEAACPNIGECWTKKHATVMILGDVCTRACAFCNVKTGMPRAVDLLEPQHVADAAAELGLTHIVVTSVDRDDLKDGGASQFVKVIEALRRTTPSTTIEILTPDFRNKADSAVEAIVAARPDVYNHNLETVPRLYPTIRPGARYYASLRLLEQVKRLDPSIFTKSGVMVGLGEERLEVHQVMDDMRSAQIDFLTMGQYLQPTPKHAKVAEFVTPQAFAAYGSIARAKGFLQVAATPLTRSSYHAGDDFQRMRAAREAQLQANRAPA from the coding sequence ATGAACGAGCCGCTGCCGATCCGCCCGCTGCGTGAACGAAAGCCCGACTGGATCCGCGTTCGCGCGCCCACCAGCCACGGCTTCAACGAGACACGCCAGCTGATGCGCCGCCTCAACCTCGCGACCGTGTGCGAAGAGGCTGCCTGCCCGAACATCGGCGAGTGCTGGACCAAGAAACACGCGACCGTGATGATCCTGGGCGACGTGTGCACGCGCGCCTGCGCCTTCTGCAACGTCAAGACCGGTATGCCGCGCGCGGTCGACCTGCTCGAGCCCCAGCATGTGGCCGATGCCGCGGCCGAGCTGGGGCTCACCCACATCGTGGTGACTTCGGTCGATCGCGACGATCTTAAGGATGGCGGCGCCAGTCAGTTCGTCAAGGTGATCGAGGCTTTGCGGCGGACCACGCCCAGCACCACGATCGAGATCCTGACGCCCGACTTCCGCAACAAGGCGGATAGCGCGGTCGAGGCGATCGTCGCCGCACGGCCCGACGTCTATAATCACAATCTCGAAACCGTGCCGCGGCTCTACCCGACGATTCGCCCGGGCGCGCGTTATTACGCCTCGCTGCGCCTGCTGGAGCAGGTCAAGCGGCTCGATCCGTCCATCTTCACCAAGTCCGGCGTGATGGTCGGTCTCGGCGAGGAGCGGCTGGAGGTCCATCAGGTGATGGATGATATGCGCTCCGCCCAGATCGATTTCCTGACGATGGGCCAATATCTTCAGCCGACGCCGAAACATGCCAAGGTCGCCGAGTTCGTCACGCCGCAGGCATTCGCCGCTTATGGGTCGATCGCGCGTGCCAAGGGCTTCCTGCAGGTGGCCGCGACGCCGCTGACGCGGTCGAGCTACCATGCCGGCGACGATTTCCAGCGGATGCGGGCCGCGCGCGAGGCGCAGCTCCAGGCGAACCGTGCCCCGGCATAA